The following are from one region of the Etheostoma spectabile isolate EspeVRDwgs_2016 chromosome 17, UIUC_Espe_1.0, whole genome shotgun sequence genome:
- the ism1 gene encoding isthmin-1 isoform X2 yields MVRLAAELLLLLGLLLLTLHITVLRSSPLPQGNETLILDQDTALTENNINAKRISSAQLAPEDRRSGPEHRLAHRPATLPWARGSNVHRDGPGAFLLDLHNFPDLSKADINGQNPNIQVTIEVVDGLEGHEPEKGLRKESKPSWATPNWRNWWPHSSSPSSSSTTHQTEEHDGTYGSNSKDSNFLRPPADWDRRGGAGGGSKAQTEYDYMDGEGDWSNWTVCSVTCGNGNQKRTRSCGYACTATESRTCDMPNCPGIEDAFKTAATEVSLLAGTDEFNATELFGVDTDSCERWMNCKSDFLKKYMTKVANDLPSCPCSYPTEVAYSTADVHDAPTRRDFRWKDASGPKEKLEIYKPTARYCIRSMLTLESTTLAAQHCCYNDNMKLITRGKGAGTPNLISTEFSADLHYKVDILPWIICKGDWSRYNQARPPNNGQKCPDNPQDEDYYKQFEEAREF; encoded by the exons ATGGTGCGACTGGCGGCGGAACTGCTGCTGCTCCTGGGACTTCTTCTCCTTACCTTGCACATCACGGTACTACGGAGCAGTCCGCTGCCCCAGGGAAATGAAACTCTGATCCTGGATCAGGACACCGCACTTACAGAG AACAACATAAATGCAAAAAGAATCTCATCTGCCCAACTGGCTCCTGAAGACCGAAGGTCTGGTCCAGAACACCGGTTGGCCCATCGGCCCGCCACCCTCCCCTGGGCACGAGGCAGCAACGTACACAGGGACGGCCCTGGAGCTTTCCTCCTTGATCTGCACAACTTCCCCGACCTCTCCAAAGCCGATATCAATGGACAGAATCCTAACATACAG GTGACTATTGAAGTGGTGGATGGACTAGAGGGTCATGAGCCAGAAAAAGGCCTCCGTAAGGAGAGCAAACCCAGCTGGGCTACTCCTAACTGGAGAAACTGGTGGCCTCATTCTTCTtcaccttcctcctcttccaccaCTCATCAGACAGAGGAGCACGATGGCACCTACGGGAGCAACAGCAAGGACAGCAACTTCCTCAGGCCGCCGGCTGACTGGGACAGAAGAGGAGGCGCCGGGGGAGGAAGCAAAGCTCAAACCGAATATG ACTATATGGACGGAGAGGGGGACTGGAGTAACTGGACCGTGTGCAGTGTCACCTGTGGAAATGGCAACCAGAAGAGAACCAGGTCATGCGGTTATGCCTGTACAGCCACTGAGTCCAGAACTTGTGATATGCCCAACTGCCCAG GTATTGAAGATGCCTTCAAGACAGCAGCTACTGAAGTGAGCCTGTTAGCTGGAACAGATGAGTTCAATGCCACGGAGCTCTTTGGTGTTG ACACAGACAGCTGCGAGCGATGGATGAACTGCAAGAGCGACTTCTTGAAGAAGTACATGACCAAGGTGGCAAACGACCTTCCCAGCTGCCCTTGCTCTTACCCAACTGAGGTGGCGTACAGCACAGCAGATGTGCACGATGCTCCCACACGCCGAGATTTTCGTTGGAAAGACGCCAGCGGGCCGAAAGAGAAGCTGGAGATCTACAAGCCCACGGCCCGTTACTGTATCCGCTCCATGCTGACGCTGGAGTCCACCACGCTGGCAGCACAGCACTGTTGCTACAACGACAACATGAAGCTCATCACTCGCGGCAAAGGGGCCGGCACGCCCAACCTCATCAGCACAGAGTTCTCAGCCGACCTGCACTACAAGGTGGACATCCTGCCCTGGATCATCTGCAAAGGAGACTGGAGCCGCTACAACCAGGCCAGGCCGCcaaacaatggacagaagtgtCCCGACAACCCTCAGGACGAGGACTACTACAAACAGTTTGAAGAAGCAAGGGAATTCTAG
- the ism1 gene encoding isthmin-1 isoform X1 — protein sequence MVRLAAELLLLLGLLLLTLHITVLRSSPLPQGNETLILDQDTALTEQNNINAKRISSAQLAPEDRRSGPEHRLAHRPATLPWARGSNVHRDGPGAFLLDLHNFPDLSKADINGQNPNIQVTIEVVDGLEGHEPEKGLRKESKPSWATPNWRNWWPHSSSPSSSSTTHQTEEHDGTYGSNSKDSNFLRPPADWDRRGGAGGGSKAQTEYDYMDGEGDWSNWTVCSVTCGNGNQKRTRSCGYACTATESRTCDMPNCPGIEDAFKTAATEVSLLAGTDEFNATELFGVDTDSCERWMNCKSDFLKKYMTKVANDLPSCPCSYPTEVAYSTADVHDAPTRRDFRWKDASGPKEKLEIYKPTARYCIRSMLTLESTTLAAQHCCYNDNMKLITRGKGAGTPNLISTEFSADLHYKVDILPWIICKGDWSRYNQARPPNNGQKCPDNPQDEDYYKQFEEAREF from the exons ATGGTGCGACTGGCGGCGGAACTGCTGCTGCTCCTGGGACTTCTTCTCCTTACCTTGCACATCACGGTACTACGGAGCAGTCCGCTGCCCCAGGGAAATGAAACTCTGATCCTGGATCAGGACACCGCACTTACAGAG CAGAACAACATAAATGCAAAAAGAATCTCATCTGCCCAACTGGCTCCTGAAGACCGAAGGTCTGGTCCAGAACACCGGTTGGCCCATCGGCCCGCCACCCTCCCCTGGGCACGAGGCAGCAACGTACACAGGGACGGCCCTGGAGCTTTCCTCCTTGATCTGCACAACTTCCCCGACCTCTCCAAAGCCGATATCAATGGACAGAATCCTAACATACAG GTGACTATTGAAGTGGTGGATGGACTAGAGGGTCATGAGCCAGAAAAAGGCCTCCGTAAGGAGAGCAAACCCAGCTGGGCTACTCCTAACTGGAGAAACTGGTGGCCTCATTCTTCTtcaccttcctcctcttccaccaCTCATCAGACAGAGGAGCACGATGGCACCTACGGGAGCAACAGCAAGGACAGCAACTTCCTCAGGCCGCCGGCTGACTGGGACAGAAGAGGAGGCGCCGGGGGAGGAAGCAAAGCTCAAACCGAATATG ACTATATGGACGGAGAGGGGGACTGGAGTAACTGGACCGTGTGCAGTGTCACCTGTGGAAATGGCAACCAGAAGAGAACCAGGTCATGCGGTTATGCCTGTACAGCCACTGAGTCCAGAACTTGTGATATGCCCAACTGCCCAG GTATTGAAGATGCCTTCAAGACAGCAGCTACTGAAGTGAGCCTGTTAGCTGGAACAGATGAGTTCAATGCCACGGAGCTCTTTGGTGTTG ACACAGACAGCTGCGAGCGATGGATGAACTGCAAGAGCGACTTCTTGAAGAAGTACATGACCAAGGTGGCAAACGACCTTCCCAGCTGCCCTTGCTCTTACCCAACTGAGGTGGCGTACAGCACAGCAGATGTGCACGATGCTCCCACACGCCGAGATTTTCGTTGGAAAGACGCCAGCGGGCCGAAAGAGAAGCTGGAGATCTACAAGCCCACGGCCCGTTACTGTATCCGCTCCATGCTGACGCTGGAGTCCACCACGCTGGCAGCACAGCACTGTTGCTACAACGACAACATGAAGCTCATCACTCGCGGCAAAGGGGCCGGCACGCCCAACCTCATCAGCACAGAGTTCTCAGCCGACCTGCACTACAAGGTGGACATCCTGCCCTGGATCATCTGCAAAGGAGACTGGAGCCGCTACAACCAGGCCAGGCCGCcaaacaatggacagaagtgtCCCGACAACCCTCAGGACGAGGACTACTACAAACAGTTTGAAGAAGCAAGGGAATTCTAG